The following is a genomic window from Elaeis guineensis isolate ETL-2024a chromosome 10, EG11, whole genome shotgun sequence.
CActtctctctctcactcactcaTCCAGTGGTCCAGCACATAACTACACAGGAGGGTGAACTAGTACATGAAATGCAACATATCTTCGGGCTAAGTTGCACAATTTTGGTCCTTTCTTAGCAATTAAAACTTTAGTATTCAACTTACCTAAAACTCTGAATGTGCTGCATTCGACAGCATCTGGTAATGTAGGATCTAGAAGGTCGGTGTCAGATAGATGGTACAGATAAAATATAGGGTGTTGCCCTATTCATGTCTTTACTTACATTtcctgaaatataataattttttaggatCAAAAACAGTTCCATGCTTTCAAGAGGTTTCAAGAAAATATAAGGTGTTACTAATAGTAAGTACTAAAATTTTGTACATAAAGTAGCAAAATAATAAGCAACAAACCCATATTATGAaacaaaaaaatgaataaatccATCCAAATGTTGAGGCAAAATCATTTCAAGACAACTATTATCATCCTGTACTGTCTAATACATTCAGCAACTAATTATCATAACTTTTCACAGTAATACAAAAGTCGACAATGAAGACAAAGCTTAAAAAGCTGAACAGAGATCCATAACAAAAAGCTTCAAAAGTATATGGATCACTTACTTGGACCAACAATTAGCTGGAGGTAGCTCAAAAGTATAGCTAGCTGTTGATCCATGTGGACTGTCATATGTCATATCATTCCCTGCAATATTATCTATCAGATTACGAGGAAGAAAGTGGCTTTCTCCATCAACAGGCAATGGCTGGAAGGGTGTTTTCTGCATCCACACATCATTCCCGTTCAGACCAGGACCAAGAGGGCTGTATGTTCCACCATTCTGCTGATTAATAACACAAACATTCTGTGGAGATTGAATTTCAGGAACAACATGGTTCTCATTTGATATTTGTGATATCACAGGGTTATGTGACAAAGGATGCATGATATTTTCTTGCTTAAATTTGTTCGTCCCCAGGGGTGAAAACCAGCTGGAAGGCCCACCTACCAATCCCAATGCATCCTGAGCCAGTGGAGTGCCCCACATTTGCCATGTCCCTTGTGCATTACTTGAcccatccaaatttgaagaatgtGATTCCTTCGACTTTGGAGTACCAGATACTTGGCTTGATGCAGTATGTTTTTCTTCAAAAACTCGCAGTCTGGACATGGGAGACTCGATTGGCGAAGGCTTGTTGACATCTCCAGGGGCAGATACATTTTTTAAAACATGAGGTACTTCCATCTTATCATTAGAAACAAACCCAGTACCTAGATCCAATGGAAGATTATCGAGTGACTCGGATACCGGCCCAAGCAAGGAGACAGGGTCTGGAACATAGCAGGGGTCTTCAAATAGCTCTGTTTCTTCTAGCACTGTAAGTGGTGCAGGTTCTTTGATAGGAGGAAACAGCGATTCAGACACCAAATGAGGAACTGTACTGCCACAAAATGATGCACTCACTGTGGGATAGGTGCTGAGAGGCAATGACTGTCCAAAGTTGATTTGGTTATCGACAGAATAATTAGAAAATATTCTTTGATCAGGTAACTGGGCACTTTGAGCTTCTAATTGGCCAttctgacttggagggcttgaggTATTCGTATCAGGATATGGAGAAACAGCTGCTGAACGAGTAAATAGTTGATGCCAGGATTTCTTTGGGGCAGCTATATGTGGCTGCACATCTGAACTTAcctggagagagagaagaagcaaTTGCAAAACAAAAGTATGCATATTATGAATTTAAGTTAAAATTGCTTCCTTATATGAAAAGCAGATTAATAACAATAAAGAGGAGACAGATTGTGTAGATCATAACTCACAGGCCGATGAATGATGCCCAAAGAAGTTCCATCTACACTAGCAGTGGATTTTACTGTTACATGTCCAGCAGAATGACCATCTCTTTTAATTCCAGAACCATGATCGACAAAGCCAACGGCAGGCTTACTTGCTTTGTTACCAGGAACAGCAGGGCTCTGAGCATTTCTCCCAAAAAATGAGGCACCACTGAAACCTCTCGAAGAAGATAGGAAAGAGCCCGTCATGCGACCAAAGTATCTTGGCTTATTTGTTGTCACCTTATTTCCATGCCCAGGATCTGAACTTTGTGATTTGCAGTTCTCTATTGCAGATTTCAGTGCCTCCCGTTTTTCATTCTCACTCTTTCTGTCAAGCTCACGCTTCCTTTCACTTTCCCTGCCAACCCTCTTCTCAAGGTCTTCGACATCAGAATTGCTTTTGCTAGAACCTCTATCTTTCTCCCTCCGCCTCTCATGTCTCTTTTTCTCTGcatctttccttttttctctttctccatCCAGAGTTGAGCTCTTTGCCCTCTCTCTCTCAGCTTCCAGCTTCTCATCACGTAATCTCCTCCTTTCCTCCACTAACCTTGCAACCTCCTCCCTCTGTTTCCTCTCCTCCTCTTCAAGCATTTCCCTTTCCAACCTAGCCTGTCTCTTCTCTTCGGCTTTCCTTCTAGCTTTCTCCCATCTTCTCTCCTGAAAATTTCCTTCATTCTCCCCTCTTTTAGATGATGATCCCTTGTAATCTGAATCTGAAGAACTTTCCTCCCTGGAATAATCAAACCTGAAAATCTTCCTGCAAAGCCATCTCAAACCAGAGAAAAAACATGAAAGCAAGTTGCAGGCAAAAGCCACCACGCCTGAATAAGACTTCTCCGTCAAGCACGGGCCATCACCACCTCCAACCCAATACCGTGGCACAGGGCTGATCCAGCTCCCATGCCCCTCCACTGCCCAATCCTGGCTACAGATCCAACCATTCTTTCCAACAAGGTCGCTGATGATCCCTGAGCTCCCAACAACAGTACCAGGGACGTCCAGCACGGGCCTTTTAGAAATATGCCCGCAATAAGA
Proteins encoded in this region:
- the LOC105052274 gene encoding uncharacterized protein, producing MCILCVVQRWSRWVSTMLPWLVIPLIFFWALSQFLPPGFRFEITSPRLACVLVLLVTLFWYEILMPQLSVWRARRSARLRERQRTEALELQKLRKTATRRCRNCLTPYRDQNPGGGRFMCSYCGHISKRPVLDVPGTVVGSSGIISDLVGKNGWICSQDWAVEGHGSWISPVPRYWVGGGDGPCLTEKSYSGVVAFACNLLSCFFSGLRWLCRKIFRFDYSREESSSDSDYKGSSSKRGENEGNFQERRWEKARRKAEEKRQARLEREMLEEEERKQREEVARLVEERRRLRDEKLEAERERAKSSTLDGEREKRKDAEKKRHERRREKDRGSSKSNSDVEDLEKRVGRESERKRELDRKSENEKREALKSAIENCKSQSSDPGHGNKVTTNKPRYFGRMTGSFLSSSRGFSGASFFGRNAQSPAVPGNKASKPAVGFVDHGSGIKRDGHSAGHVTVKSTASVDGTSLGIIHRPVSSDVQPHIAAPKKSWHQLFTRSAAVSPYPDTNTSSPPSQNGQLEAQSAQLPDQRIFSNYSVDNQINFGQSLPLSTYPTVSASFCGSTVPHLVSESLFPPIKEPAPLTVLEETELFEDPCYVPDPVSLLGPVSESLDNLPLDLGTGFVSNDKMEVPHVLKNVSAPGDVNKPSPIESPMSRLRVFEEKHTASSQVSGTPKSKESHSSNLDGSSNAQGTWQMWGTPLAQDALGLVGGPSSWFSPLGTNKFKQENIMHPLSHNPVISQISNENHVVPEIQSPQNVCVINQQNGGTYSPLGPGLNGNDVWMQKTPFQPLPVDGESHFLPRNLIDNIAGNDMTYDSPHGSTASYTFELPPANCWSKSEWSLNGTQEAGNSTPAMPHIGGLFSTNPDVQSVWSFNQKETI